One window from the genome of Streptomyces sp. WZ-12 encodes:
- a CDS encoding nuclear transport factor 2 family protein, whose product MSKTVSDDTPLVGANSPFFRVIREGLDGLADGEDYYDLLAEDVVFEYVITVPGYPRRVEGRQRIIDLYRDYGDYVTLHGADNLRVHRDPETSVVVLEYEVHGTSVPTGRPYDNRFVSVVTIQDRKVTHWRDYLDPIAVFNAQGWPQGGRP is encoded by the coding sequence GTGAGCAAGACCGTCAGCGACGACACCCCCCTGGTCGGGGCGAACAGCCCGTTCTTCCGTGTCATCAGGGAGGGGCTGGACGGCCTGGCCGACGGGGAGGACTACTACGACCTGCTGGCCGAGGACGTGGTCTTCGAGTACGTGATCACCGTGCCGGGCTACCCCCGGCGGGTCGAGGGACGCCAGAGGATCATCGACCTCTACCGCGACTACGGCGACTACGTGACACTGCACGGTGCGGACAACCTCCGCGTGCACCGGGACCCCGAGACCTCGGTGGTCGTCCTGGAGTACGAGGTCCACGGCACGTCGGTCCCGACGGGGCGGCCCTACGACAACCGCTTCGTCTCCGTCGTCACCATCCAGGACCGCAAGGTGACGCACTGGCGCGACTACCTGGACCCCATCGCCGTCTTCAACGCCCAGGGATGGCCTCAGGGCGGTCGCCCGTAA
- a CDS encoding AraC family transcriptional regulator, with protein sequence MDLLTEHLVRARAAGAVFARTVAEPPWGLRLGGSIQLSVHTVVRGRGYLWLNTPGSAVELIPGTVTLVRGGPDHYIGHEPGAECLEPEEFRARHAQMGPGDNPQATVFLCGAYQFSGEVGGGLLDALPQVMSLSAADDDPLRDVITLLSRELVRNELAQQIVLDRLLDLLLVLAIRSDFRRSATAPRWYRASADPRLGAALQAMHENAAHPWTVPELAAVSGLSRAAFARSFRDALGQTPMQYLTAWRMTLARDHLRADDLSLAQIADTVGYGSPFAFAAAFRRHHGQPPGTWRQKERTTANARLLTTHPGS encoded by the coding sequence ATGGACCTGCTGACCGAACACCTGGTGCGGGCGCGCGCCGCCGGAGCGGTGTTCGCGCGGACGGTCGCCGAACCGCCGTGGGGTCTGCGGCTGGGCGGTTCGATACAGCTGTCGGTGCACACGGTCGTCCGCGGTCGGGGCTACCTCTGGCTGAACACCCCAGGCAGCGCTGTGGAGCTCATACCGGGAACCGTCACGCTGGTCCGTGGCGGCCCGGACCACTACATCGGGCACGAGCCGGGCGCCGAGTGCCTGGAGCCGGAGGAGTTCCGGGCACGGCACGCCCAAATGGGGCCCGGGGACAACCCGCAGGCCACCGTGTTCCTGTGCGGCGCCTACCAGTTCAGCGGCGAGGTGGGCGGCGGGCTGCTCGACGCGCTGCCCCAGGTCATGTCCCTCTCGGCGGCCGACGACGATCCGCTGCGCGACGTGATCACTTTGCTCTCCCGCGAACTGGTCCGCAACGAACTGGCCCAGCAGATCGTCCTGGACCGTCTCCTGGACCTGCTTCTCGTCCTGGCCATCCGCAGCGACTTCCGCCGCAGCGCGACCGCACCGCGCTGGTACCGGGCATCCGCGGACCCGCGGCTGGGCGCCGCGCTGCAAGCCATGCACGAGAACGCGGCGCACCCGTGGACGGTCCCCGAACTCGCCGCGGTCAGCGGCCTGTCGCGAGCCGCCTTCGCACGGTCGTTCCGGGACGCACTCGGCCAGACCCCCATGCAGTACCTGACCGCATGGCGCATGACCCTCGCCCGCGACCACCTGCGCGCCGACGATCTCAGCCTGGCCCAGATCGCCGACACCGTCGGCTACGGCTCGCCCTTCGCATTCGCCGCGGCCTTCCGCCGCCACCACGGACAACCCCCCGGAACCTGGCGGCAGAAGGAACGAACGACCGCAAACGCGCGGCTGCTGACCACACATCCCGGCTCGTGA
- a CDS encoding VOC family protein, whose amino-acid sequence MTTEDIGLIHLGVALWFSTPDTQAFHDQLTANGVKILTPISDSPFGPMFSFVGPEGYVLTVHEAR is encoded by the coding sequence ATGACCACTGAAGACATCGGACTCATTCATCTAGGCGTGGCCCTGTGGTTCTCCACCCCCGACACCCAGGCCTTCCACGACCAGCTCACCGCCAACGGCGTCAAGATCCTCACGCCGATCTCGGACAGCCCCTTCGGCCCGATGTTCTCCTTCGTCGGACCCGAGGGCTACGTCCTGACCGTTCACGAGGCGCGCTGA
- a CDS encoding LLM class F420-dependent oxidoreductase: MRTGLGTTKFGIHTIATDESIHPARLGRALEERGFDALFVADHSHIPAGSAASPRGGELPRQYFRALDPFVVLGTVAAVTENLLLGTGVALLVQRDPIQTAKEVASLDFLSNGRAVLGIGAGWNREEMRNHGTDPRTRGRLLDERIAAIIEIWTEDQAEFHGEHVDFNPIFAWPKPVQRPHPPVYVGGQSARALARAKRFGGWMPSADGITDPTGAAQQIAQVAPEIPVIVNAAPPDPDIIAAYREAGAAGITFHLPNVPEVEALRTLDNLARLVG, encoded by the coding sequence ATGAGAACCGGATTAGGTACCACGAAGTTCGGGATCCACACCATCGCCACCGACGAGTCCATCCACCCCGCAAGGCTCGGACGTGCCCTGGAAGAACGCGGCTTCGACGCCTTGTTCGTGGCTGACCACAGCCACATTCCGGCCGGGAGCGCCGCGTCTCCACGTGGCGGCGAGCTGCCCCGGCAGTACTTCCGGGCGCTCGACCCGTTCGTCGTTCTCGGCACGGTTGCCGCGGTGACCGAGAACCTGCTGCTGGGCACCGGCGTCGCCCTGCTTGTCCAGCGTGACCCGATCCAGACCGCCAAGGAGGTCGCCTCCTTGGACTTCCTGTCCAACGGCCGGGCGGTCCTCGGTATCGGCGCGGGCTGGAACCGCGAGGAGATGCGCAACCACGGCACCGACCCCCGCACCCGCGGCCGGCTCCTGGACGAGCGCATCGCCGCGATCATCGAGATCTGGACCGAAGATCAGGCCGAATTCCACGGCGAGCACGTCGACTTCAACCCGATCTTCGCCTGGCCCAAGCCGGTTCAACGACCGCACCCGCCGGTGTACGTGGGCGGCCAGAGCGCCAGGGCGCTCGCCCGGGCCAAACGGTTCGGCGGCTGGATGCCCAGCGCCGACGGCATCACCGACCCCACCGGGGCGGCCCAGCAGATCGCGCAAGTGGCCCCGGAAATACCGGTGATTGTCAATGCCGCCCCGCCCGACCCGGACATCATCGCGGCCTACCGGGAGGCCGGCGCGGCGGGCATCACCTTCCACCTGCCCAACGTCCCGGAGGTCGAAGCCCTGCGCACCCTGGACAACCTGGCTCGGCTGGTCGGCTGA
- a CDS encoding glycoside hydrolase family 15 protein, with the protein MSARPIGDHALLSDCRSAALVTSDGSVDWLCLPRFDSPALFARLLDEDAGHWSIRPTGPVDISRRYVEDTLVLETVFRTPGGTAVLRDALALGRRERGHALGTASPGTLLRQITCTEGRVDIEIAYAPRPEFGLVHPLLSAVRGGLAAYGGAHVLLLSSPVDLRVSGSTAHGRIPLSAGHRLGFALHVVPAWERESVGWRPGQIRHRMADTVEGWRSWSKLHRGYVGPWQDEVGHSGRVLRALTFAPTGAIVAAATTSLPEKAGGMRNWDYRYTWVRDASFTLQALATAACEKEKNRFFDFLARAAATQLDRGVDLQIMYGIGGERDLSERLLPHLTGWRNSGPVRIGNDAWRQRQLDVYGELLDAAHECLPPGERLDPPTRAFLVQAADAAARRWTEPDQGIWEGRGPSRHFLHSKLMCWVALDRAISMAPALQAHERVPHWRHERDNVRQAIEERGWSPRSGAFTQAFGSDELDASALMLPIVGFLPPQDPRVQSTVLAVATQLTDRNGLVRRYLGDEIDEAEGAFLLCSFWFAHALALTGHVVRARQVFQAALAHANDVGLLAEEADPATGEALGNYPQAFSHIGLINAARAIRDAEQQRPSRGIE; encoded by the coding sequence ATGAGTGCGCGGCCGATCGGCGACCACGCCCTGCTGTCCGACTGCCGCTCGGCCGCGCTGGTGACCTCCGACGGCTCGGTGGACTGGCTGTGCCTGCCCCGGTTCGACAGCCCGGCGCTCTTCGCCCGGCTCCTCGACGAGGACGCCGGCCACTGGTCCATCCGCCCTACCGGCCCGGTCGACATCAGCCGCCGGTACGTCGAGGACACCCTCGTTCTGGAGACGGTCTTCCGCACCCCCGGGGGCACGGCGGTCCTGCGGGACGCCCTTGCTCTGGGACGGCGCGAACGTGGTCACGCGCTCGGCACCGCGTCCCCCGGAACGCTCCTGCGGCAGATCACCTGCACCGAAGGGCGGGTGGACATCGAGATCGCCTACGCGCCGCGCCCGGAGTTCGGACTCGTCCACCCCCTCCTGTCAGCCGTGCGGGGCGGGCTCGCGGCGTACGGGGGCGCCCATGTTCTTCTGCTGTCGAGCCCCGTCGACCTGCGGGTGAGCGGCTCCACAGCGCACGGCCGAATCCCGCTCTCGGCGGGGCACCGCCTCGGATTCGCCCTACATGTCGTGCCGGCGTGGGAAAGGGAGTCGGTGGGCTGGCGGCCGGGGCAGATCCGGCACCGCATGGCCGACACCGTCGAAGGCTGGCGTTCCTGGTCGAAGCTCCACCGCGGCTACGTCGGCCCCTGGCAGGACGAGGTGGGCCACAGCGGACGCGTGCTGCGAGCCCTGACCTTCGCTCCCACTGGGGCCATCGTCGCCGCGGCCACCACCTCCCTGCCCGAGAAGGCGGGCGGGATGCGCAACTGGGACTACCGCTACACCTGGGTCCGCGACGCGAGCTTCACCCTGCAAGCGCTCGCCACGGCCGCCTGTGAGAAGGAGAAGAACCGGTTCTTCGACTTTCTTGCCCGGGCGGCGGCAACCCAACTCGACCGCGGCGTCGACCTGCAGATCATGTACGGCATCGGCGGCGAACGTGATCTGAGCGAGCGGCTCCTGCCGCACCTGACCGGCTGGCGGAACAGCGGCCCCGTACGGATCGGCAACGACGCCTGGCGCCAACGTCAACTCGACGTCTACGGCGAACTCCTCGACGCCGCCCACGAGTGCCTCCCACCCGGGGAGCGTCTGGACCCGCCCACCCGCGCCTTCCTGGTCCAGGCAGCCGACGCGGCCGCCCGTCGCTGGACCGAGCCCGACCAGGGCATCTGGGAGGGACGCGGACCGAGCAGACACTTCCTGCACTCGAAACTGATGTGCTGGGTCGCCCTGGACCGCGCCATCTCCATGGCCCCCGCCCTCCAGGCCCACGAACGCGTACCCCATTGGCGCCACGAGCGAGACAACGTCCGCCAAGCCATCGAAGAGCGCGGCTGGAGCCCCCGTTCGGGCGCCTTCACCCAGGCGTTCGGCAGTGATGAACTGGACGCCTCGGCGCTGATGCTGCCCATCGTCGGCTTCCTGCCTCCGCAGGACCCTCGCGTGCAGTCCACCGTGCTCGCCGTTGCCACCCAGCTCACCGACCGCAACGGCCTTGTCCGCCGCTACCTCGGTGACGAGATCGACGAAGCGGAAGGAGCCTTCCTGCTCTGCAGCTTCTGGTTCGCCCACGCCCTCGCTCTGACCGGCCATGTCGTCCGGGCACGGCAGGTGTTCCAGGCCGCACTCGCGCACGCCAACGACGTCGGCCTGCTTGCCGAGGAGGCGGACCCCGCCACGGGAGAAGCCCTCGGCAACTATCCCCAGGCCTTCAGCCACATCGGACTCATCAACGCCGCCCGTGCCATCCGCGACGCCGAGCAGCAGCGCCCATCGCGGGGAATCGAGTAA
- a CDS encoding DNA-3-methyladenine glycosylase family protein has product MPALSFTPKGPFSLAASTRFLEGFTPASYDHAPDGVLRMAFPADDGRSVIGCALRQKEAAGGAAGTVHADYTLYKDGKVTEPTVGTPAAKAVRAQIARVLSLDTDATGFPALTDADPVVAGLQAQFPGLRPVLFYSPYEAAAWTIIGNRIRMTQAAHIKARLAEEHGQPVDVAGRRLHAFPTPGTLRRISDIPGLTRIKVERLHALAEAALDGRLDAAQLLSEPAEFALTDLKELPGIGPFSAELILIRGAGHPDVFPAAEPRVHKAMAAVYGLDATTADDTARLAAIADAWRPYRSWIALLLRAHAQNQPTAQR; this is encoded by the coding sequence ATGCCCGCCCTCTCCTTCACACCCAAGGGACCGTTCTCGCTGGCCGCCTCCACCCGGTTCCTGGAGGGCTTCACCCCTGCCTCCTACGATCACGCCCCCGATGGGGTACTGCGGATGGCCTTTCCCGCCGACGACGGCCGGTCCGTCATCGGATGCGCCCTGCGACAGAAGGAGGCGGCAGGCGGCGCCGCCGGGACCGTCCACGCCGACTACACCCTCTACAAGGACGGCAAGGTCACCGAACCCACAGTGGGCACCCCCGCCGCCAAGGCGGTACGAGCCCAGATCGCCCGCGTCCTCTCCCTCGACACCGACGCCACCGGCTTCCCCGCCCTCACGGACGCAGACCCGGTCGTCGCCGGGCTGCAAGCGCAGTTCCCGGGGTTGCGGCCGGTGCTCTTCTACTCCCCGTACGAGGCCGCCGCCTGGACGATCATCGGCAATCGCATCCGCATGACCCAGGCCGCCCACATCAAAGCGCGCCTCGCCGAGGAACACGGGCAGCCCGTCGACGTCGCGGGCCGGCGACTTCACGCATTCCCCACCCCGGGCACGCTGCGGCGCATCAGTGACATCCCCGGTCTGACCCGCATCAAGGTCGAGCGCCTGCACGCGCTGGCCGAAGCGGCCCTCGACGGACGCCTCGACGCCGCCCAACTCCTTTCCGAGCCAGCCGAGTTCGCTCTCACCGACCTCAAGGAACTGCCCGGCATCGGCCCGTTCTCCGCCGAACTGATCCTCATCCGTGGCGCCGGACACCCCGACGTCTTCCCCGCGGCCGAGCCCCGTGTCCACAAAGCCATGGCCGCCGTGTACGGCCTCGACGCCACCACGGCTGACGACACCGCCCGTCTGGCCGCGATCGCCGACGCCTGGCGGCCCTACCGCAGCTGGATCGCCCTCCTCCTCCGCGCCCACGCACAGAACCAGCCCACCGCTCAGAGGTAG
- a CDS encoding YbhB/YbcL family Raf kinase inhibitor-like protein, protein MRGHPPLAIVAATAALLACASCSGTSEPAPSTRTSTTATTRTTTAPTGPLTLTRGRGFDRTGAFTSLMTCDDPRDYSPGLNFANVPTGTRELALTMVDLDIHKIHWLQLGIPPSAHGISAHHLLPGAREALNDFGEATYDGPCPPHGSTHRYQLTLYALHEPMPTSFDGSTPPAQTLQEIKRRAFASATFVAPYTRH, encoded by the coding sequence ATGCGAGGACATCCACCCCTGGCAATCGTCGCGGCCACGGCGGCACTGCTGGCATGCGCTTCCTGCTCCGGCACGTCAGAGCCCGCCCCCAGCACACGCACGTCCACCACGGCCACCACGCGCACCACCACTGCGCCCACCGGCCCCCTCACCCTCACCCGGGGACGGGGATTCGACCGCACCGGAGCGTTCACCTCGCTCATGACCTGCGACGATCCAAGGGATTACTCGCCAGGTCTGAACTTCGCGAACGTGCCGACCGGTACACGGGAACTCGCCCTGACCATGGTCGACCTCGATATCCACAAGATTCACTGGCTCCAACTCGGAATCCCCCCAAGTGCCCACGGGATCAGCGCCCATCACCTTCTCCCCGGCGCCCGTGAGGCACTCAACGACTTCGGGGAGGCCACCTACGACGGGCCATGCCCACCCCACGGCAGCACCCACAGGTACCAGTTGACGCTGTACGCGCTCCACGAACCGATGCCCACCTCCTTCGACGGCAGCACGCCGCCTGCCCAGACCCTGCAGGAGATCAAGCGGCGAGCCTTCGCCTCGGCGACGTTCGTGGCGCCCTACACGCGCCACTGA
- a CDS encoding NmrA family NAD(P)-binding protein, with protein sequence MNNEASTALILGGTGRTGSLLADVFAQRGRITRTAARSGADVRFDWDDPGTHTAALAGVDRLYLVTPTMRVSYADQVGAFLDLAEAAGVRHVTYLSVYNADQAPPGIDIAAVEADLASRHNITHSVLRPSWVMQNFADDHLPVIDGVITAPSAGNTEAFVDAADIAAVAAETLLDPETHAGATYLLTGPRALTFGAVADAIAAVSGRPVDYRDTDQETWINGALAAGVPADYAAMMRWLTGAIIAGNGSTPTGDIEKVTGRPATTFRAFAERDARAWTAEAK encoded by the coding sequence ATGAACAACGAAGCCTCCACCGCACTCATCCTCGGCGGCACCGGCCGGACCGGTTCGCTGCTCGCCGACGTGTTCGCTCAGCGAGGACGCATCACCCGTACCGCGGCACGGAGTGGAGCGGACGTCCGGTTCGACTGGGACGACCCGGGCACCCACACGGCCGCCCTGGCGGGCGTCGACCGCCTCTATCTGGTCACACCCACGATGCGCGTCAGCTACGCCGACCAGGTCGGCGCGTTCCTGGATCTCGCCGAGGCGGCCGGCGTGCGTCACGTCACCTACCTCAGCGTCTACAACGCCGACCAGGCGCCGCCGGGGATCGACATCGCGGCCGTCGAGGCCGATCTGGCCTCCCGGCACAACATCACGCACTCGGTCCTGCGCCCCTCGTGGGTGATGCAGAACTTCGCCGACGACCACCTCCCGGTCATCGACGGAGTGATCACGGCCCCGAGCGCCGGTAACACGGAAGCCTTCGTCGACGCGGCCGACATCGCAGCGGTCGCGGCCGAGACGTTGCTGGACCCCGAAACCCACGCCGGTGCCACGTACTTGCTCACCGGTCCGCGGGCCCTCACCTTCGGTGCCGTCGCGGACGCCATCGCCGCCGTGAGCGGCCGCCCCGTCGACTACCGCGACACCGACCAGGAGACGTGGATCAACGGAGCGCTCGCCGCGGGCGTCCCCGCCGACTACGCGGCGATGATGCGCTGGCTCACCGGCGCCATCATCGCCGGCAACGGCTCCACGCCCACCGGTGACATCGAGAAGGTCACCGGCCGGCCGGCCACCACCTTCCGCGCGTTCGCCGAGCGCGACGCCCGCGCCTGGACCGCGGAGGCGAAGTGA